A single genomic interval of Eurosta solidaginis isolate ZX-2024a chromosome 3, ASM4086904v1, whole genome shotgun sequence harbors:
- the tum gene encoding rac GTPase-activating protein 1, which produces MSVAALSTLATFDDIRRCIQVLTDGTAEEEFLRVLRLQEQFRQECLETAKEAQRIQKELDASLESMADLETKLYHARRLLEVESKLRREAEHERDQMERKIIAVADLVQKDATMNNETRDKLAFLKTLPRKRKSMNRIGEKYGNDINSTGSFLSDLSITQSEDDFLDVRPSTGWQKHRPSLPKNSIPCVGGKRSRVSGAGMPTTPSTATRRSTRRSGTGVHQHTMDVAPGSDRICATTKVTIPQDGNGAIRAESTIESMPAVPITATSALDKECGSPQEAGCSTPTRTPYKGATAPPVTPMTAIKCRPGVNLCSPQVSGLRGQLMRQHNFASRTFIRTDTCAHCQKKIRFGTVGVRCRDCSIRCHADCRLALTVSCVPQSGTPTSNIKGYLSDYAPNVSPMIPALIVHCVNEIESRGLNEVGIYRVSGSEREVKALKERFLRGKNTPHLANIDVHVLCGCVKDFLRSLREPLIPTNLWKDFCNAVQQPSETEIQKDLFKAVDALPQANRDTLAFLILHFQRIAECREVLMPIDNIARVFGPTIVGYSSADPDRHAIFTEVYMQFTTMQNLLKISGDYWGQYVILEADKENTQTNGSTNTITRTPSRNNKESLYSLYATPLKSTLKKRKFLGTPPYPYKK; this is translated from the exons ATGTCGGTTGCCGCGTTGTCTACCCTGGCGACTTTCGATGATATACGGCGCTGCATACAAGTTTTAACTGACGGCACCGCAGAGGAAG AATTTCTTCGTGTATTACGTTTACAAGAACAATTTCGCCAAGAGTGCTTGGAGACAGCAAAAGAAGCACAACGCATACAAAAGGAATTAGATGCCTCACTGGAATCAATGGCGGATTTAGAAACGAAGCTGTACCATGCGCGTCGCTTGCTTGAGGTTGAAAGCAAATTAAGACGTGAAGCAGAACATGAACGTGATCAAATGGAAAGAAAAATAATTGCTGTAGCAGATTTAGTACAGAAAGATGCAACTATGAATAATGAAACACGCGATAAGCTAGCTTTTCTAAAAACGCTGCCACGCAAGCGCAAATCTATGAACCGTATTGGGGAAAAATACGGCAATGATATTAATTCGACAGGGTCATTTCTATCAGATTTGTCAATTACGCAATCCGAAGATGATTTTCTAGATGTACGCCCATCAACAGGTTGGCAAAAACATCGTCCTTCATTGCCTAAAAATTCAATACCATGCGTGGGTGGTAAGCGTTCACGTGTTAGTGGTGCTGGTATGCCAACAACTCCTAGTACAGCTACAAGACGTTCTACCCGACGTAGTGGCACTGGTGTACATCAACATACAATGGATGTGGCGCCTGGGTCAGATCGTATTTGTGCTACTACCAAAGTAACTATACCACAAGATGGAAATGGTGCTATACGAGCGGAATCAACAATTGAATCTATGCCTGCTGTTCCGATTACAGCAACTTCAGCTTTAGATAAAGAATGCGGCAGTCCACAAGAAGCTGGTTGCTCTACGCCTACACGCACACCATATAAAGGTGCCACTGCACCACCAGTAACACCAATGACAGCTATCAAATGTCGACCAGGTGTTAATCTATGTTCGCCTCAAGTGTCAGGCTTACGCGGGCAACTAATGCGTCAGCACAATTTTGCTTCACGTACCTTTATACGTACTGATACCTGCGCACATTGTCAGAAAAA AATTCGTTTTGGTACAGTGGGTGTACGCTGTCGAGATTGTTCAATACGTTGTCATGCCGATTGTCGTTTGGCGCTAACAGTAAGCTGTGTGCCACAATCAGGCACACCCACATCCAATATAAAAGGCTATCTTAGCGATTATGCACCGAACGTGTCGCCGATGATACCAGCTCTCATTGTACATTGCGTTAACGAAATTGAGTCGCGCGGACTCAATGAGGTTGGTATATATCGTGTGTCCGGTTCGGAACGTGAAGTTAAAGCACTCAAAGAGCGTTTCCTACGCGGCAAGAATACACCTCATCTCGCTAATATTGACGTACATGTGTTATGTGGTTGTGTTAAAGATTTTTTGCGTTCACTACGCGAGCCGCTTATACCCACTAATTTGTGGAAAGATTTTTGTAATGCAGTGCAACAGCCATCTGAAACTGAAATACAAAAGGACCTTTTCAAGGCAGTCGATGCTTTACCGCAAGCAAATCGTGATACTTTAGCATTTTTAATATTACATTTCCAGCGTATAGCTGAATGTCGTGAAGTATTAATGCCCATCGATAATATTGCGCGCGTATTCGGGCCAACTATTGTTGGCTACTCATCGGCAGATCCTGACAGGCATGCCATTTTCACAGAAGTGTACATGCAATTCACAACGATGCAGAATCTTTTGAAGATATCTGGCGATTATTGGGGTCAATATGTTATTTTGGAAGCAGATAAAGAGAATACACAAACAAATGGTTCAACGAATACGATTACGCGCACTCCTAGTCGCAACAATAAGGAATCCCTATATTCGCTATATG CCACACCACTTAAAAGTACACTTAAAAAGCGCAAATTCCTTGGTACGCCGCCTTATCCATATAAAAAGTGA